In a single window of the Podospora pseudocomata strain CBS 415.72m chromosome 2 map unlocalized CBS415.72m_2, whole genome shotgun sequence genome:
- a CDS encoding uncharacterized protein (EggNog:ENOG503PXRH), with the protein MSLFIGSKSASSRQGSHIYRDKHPSFSHGSRNKYRGRDPKVSGATLVENEAGDRPLTGTSFLFVVNELNNNYEAQTHGSEPLRDQWLNFMPPERAEEYLDEWPGMVFRYLQEPQGGVITPADEYRWYRPGRGHEGHIVRVDTAGNITGHPIICRQATIFSCSNHLPVIVGPGDASLGNSRVVRHVLDSDNMFYWSLLHISRWDDGSNISYVNSEGRGVPSVVGRNPSWIPSLVPQVYSNPNANLVSGGLSGDLSVLIGLMAFHSRVGRASDVFISQKWHHNRWIGSQHAPTHVPRTQEENPRGFFVQVCLDNLVRGLEDSGENNIRAEDCLQHVLALEWHSVLVREN; encoded by the exons ATGAGTCTGTTCATT GGCAGCAAAtctgcttcttctcgtcaGGGTAGTCATATTTACCGTGATAAGCACCCTTCCTTCAGCCATGGCTCCCGCAACAAGTATCGCGGTCGCGACCCCAAGGTCTCTGGTGCCACCCTAGTTGAAAATGAAGCTGGCGATCGACCTCTCACTGGCACCTCATTCTTATTTGTGGTCAACGaactcaacaacaactatGAGGCTCAGACTCACGGAAGCGAGCCACTTCGAGATCAGTGGTTGAACTTCATGCCCCCTGAACGCGCGGAGGAGTACTTGGATGAATGGCCGGGAATGGTATTCCGGTATCTGCAGGAACCGCAAGGCGGCGTCATCACTCCGGCTGATGAGTATCGGTG GTACCGCCCTGGCCGAGGACACGAAGGTCATATCGTTCGAGTCGATACGGCAGGCAACATCACCGGCCACCCCATTATTTGCCGTCAAGCGACCATTTTCTCCTGTAGCAACCACCTACCCGTGATTGTTGGGCCTGGTGACGCATCTCTTGGTAACTCGCGAGTTGTACGCCATGTCCTGGACAGCGACAACATGTTTTACTGGAGCCTCCTGCATATTAGCCGCTGGGATGATGGCTCCAACATCAGTTATGTCAACTCCGAGGGGCGAGGTGTGCCTTCTGTCGTCGGTAGAAACCCTTCCTGGATTCCCTCGCTCGTTCCTCAGGTATATTCGAATCCAAATGCAAACCTGGTGTCAGGTGGGCTGTCTGGTGACTTGTCCGTATTGATTGGACTTATGGCTTTCCACAGCAGGGTAGGAAGGGCGAGTGACGTGTTCATCTCGCAAAAATGGCATCACAATCGGTGGATTGGAAGTCAGCACGCACCGACACATG TGCCAAGAACCCAAGAGGAAAATCCGCGCGGGTTTTTTGTCCAAGTGTGTCTGGACAATCTGGTAAGGGGATTGGAGGACAGCGGTGAGAACAACATCCGGGCTGAGGACTGCTTGCAGCATGTTTTGGCACTGGAATGGCACAGTGTTCTTGTCAGAGAGAACTGA
- a CDS encoding uncharacterized protein (COG:H; EggNog:ENOG503NY5Z) — MAPTIEELYPEYTLTSSIDKLRSEHYAHLDEKNHVYLDYTGSGLASAFQLTHSSVRLSSTLYGNPHSINPSSQASTNAIIATRLKVLQHLNTDAEEYEVIFTANATEAAKLVGESYAFTKETKLVLTTDNHNSINGLREFAGRKGSSTVYIPFSSPDMRINDEDFIKALSAARPGRKATMSTGINWLAKSLLGCQPWRRNTGDAAGREDGMKRCSTSDTNPNQDASCDSPALYKAFLQPSCQSSLVPPQSASTAPARPLEKTTRHGLFAYPAQSNFTGVRHPLAWVTYAQRQGYDVLLDAAAYLPTTRLDMSITKPEFLIISWYKLFGFPTGVGCLVVKKEALSRLVRPWFSGGTIQAVTVGVPWHLKARGAEGFEDGTVNFLGIPEVMFGLEWINAVGMQVIGLRVRCLTGWFLKRLAALRHLDRTPMARIYGPENMDMRGGTVAFNLLDSGGKVVDERLVGQESAAAGISLRTGCFCNPGAGEAAMGLTVASLRRLATATAQMRGMDDFVEVLGLPSAGAIRVSFGIASTSTDVDRFFEFVEKTYRDRVTTSEGLFPRESC, encoded by the coding sequence ATGGCACCCACCATCGAAGAACTATATCCCGAGTACACTCTTACTTCTTCTATCGACAAACTACGTTCCGAGCACTATGCTCaccttgatgagaagaaCCATGTTTATCTTGACTATACCGGATCAGGCCTTGCCTCTGCTTTCCAGCTGACCCACTCTTCAGTTCGACTTTCATCCACGCTTTATGGCAATCCTCAcagcatcaacccctccagccAAGCATCCACCAATGCCATCATAGCTACGCGGCTCAAAGTCTTGCAGCACCTGAATACGGATGCGGAAGAGTATGAGGTCATCTTCACAGCCAACGCCACAGAGGCCGCAAAACTTGTTGGAGAATCGTACGCATTCACTAAAGAAACGAAGTTAGTGTTGACGACGGATAATCATAATTCCATCAACGGACTTAGGGAGTTTGcaggaaggaagggaagcAGTACCGTTTACATACCCTTCTCATCTCCCGACATGAGAATCAATGACGAGGATTTCATAAAGGCTCTTTCGGCGGCACGACCGGGGCGGAAAGCTACTATGAGTACTGGAATTAACTGGTTGGCCAAATCACTTCTGGGGTGCCAGCCTTGGAGAAGAAATACAGGTGACGCTGCCGGCCGCGAGGATGGAATGAAGCGCTGTTCCACGTCAGATACCAATCCAAACCAGGATGCTTCTTGTGACAGCCCTGCCCTTTACAAGGCCTTTCTCCAGCCCTCTTGCCAATCGTCACTAGTACCTCCACAAAGTGCCAGCACCGCACCGGCAAGACCACTGGAAAAAACGACGCGCCATGGACTCTTTGCTTACCCGGCCCAAAGCAACTTTACCGGCGTCCGTCATCCACTGGCGTGGGTCACCTACGCCCAACGCCAAGGGTATGATGTGCTGCTCGACGCAGCCGCCTACCTGCCTACCACTAGGCTCGACATGTCTATTACCAAGCCCGAGTTTCTCATTATCAGTTGGTACAAACTCTTCGGGTTCCCTACCGGTGTGGGCTGTCTGGTTGTGAAAAAGGAAGCCCTGTCCAGGCTCGTAAGGCCCTGGTTCTCTGGGGGCACCATTCAAGCTGTCACGGTGGGGGTCCCTTGGCATCTGAAGGCGAGGGGGGCTGAGGGATTCGAAGATGGGACAGTGAATTTCCTGGGCATTCCTGAGGTGATGTTTGGCCTGGAGTGGATCAATGCAGTTGGCATGCAGGTTATTGGGCTGCGAGTCAGGTGCTTGACTGGCTGGTTCTTGAAGAGGTTGGCCGCCTTGAGACACTTGGACAGGACACCAATGGCTAGAATATACGGACCAGAAAATATGGACATGCGAGGAGGCACCGTTGCTTTTAATCTGCTGGACTCTGGCGGTAAGGTTGTAGACGAGCGATTAGTCGGGCAAGAGTCGGCAGCGGCCGGAATTTCACTCAGGACAGGGTGTTTTTGTAACCCTGGGGCCGGGGAGGCTGCCATGGGCTTGACTGTGGCTTCTCTGCGTAGGCTGGCCACGGCTACAGCGCAGATGAGAGGGATGGATGACTTTGTCGAGGTTCTTGGCTTGCCATCAGCTGGAGCTATCCGCGTCTCATTCGGGATCGCTTCCACTTCTACCGACGTTGATAGATTTTTCGAGTTTGTGGAAAAGACATACCGGGATCGAGTGACAACCTCTGAGGGTCTTTTCCCGAGAGAGTCCTGCTAG
- a CDS encoding uncharacterized protein (EggNog:ENOG503NZP0): MMHSLTSLLLSTLLVIKGSGVQAQPACTRDFLKTAADSLLAAQTAGNPALLQPLSPSVVYHENFRNASLTSGSSLTRATKIDFSRHSLDTTQCATYTEIISATGAQPYVIGVQMFFTSAQIIKVDLLSTTTGDWLFNATGTLRWASRENWGTIPEADRDSREVIKAAGDAYCDIFHDKSVVVPWGRPCARLEGGAYTGNGGQNDRCDVGIPSGVQLVDRRYVIDETVGAVSIFLSFSGIPDSHEFRVEKGTLRFVHTITVMNTGSGSGRGKGSGKRLARGDA, encoded by the coding sequence ATGATGCATTCACTCACCTCGCTCCTCCTCTCGACCCTCTTGGTGATCAAGGGGTCTGGCGTGCAAGCGCAGCCGGCCTGCACCAGAGATTTCCTCAAGACGGCAGCCGACAGCCTTCTCGCCGCGCAGACAGCCGGCAACCCTGCGCTGCTACAGCCGCTTTCTCCCTCAGTCGTCTACCACGAGAATTTTCGCAATGCTTCCCTTACGTCAGGCTCTTCCTTGACCCGTGCTACCAAGATCGACTTCTCACGCCACAGCCTCGACACGACACAATGCGCCACCTATACCGAGATTATCTCGGCCACGGGCGCGCAGCCTTACGTGATTGGCGTGCAGATGTTTTTCACGTCAGCCCAGATCATAAAGGTTGATctcttgtccaccaccacgggcGATTGGCTTTTCAACGCAACCGGAACCCTGCGCTGGGCATCCCGTGAGAATTGGGGGACGATCCCCGAGGCAGATAGAGACTCGAGAGAGGTGATCAAGGCCGCTGGGGATGCGTACTGTGACATCTTTCATGACAAGTCTGTCGTTGTGCCGTGGGGCAGGCCTTGTGCTAGACTGGAGGGAGGCGCCTATACAGGCAACGGTGGGCAAAATGACAGGTGCGACGTGGGCATCCCGAGCGGTGTGCAGCTGGTGGACCGGAGGTATGTGATTGACGAGACGGTAGGCGCCGTCTCCATTTTCTTGAGCTTCAGCGGCATACCGGACAGTCACGAGTTCCGAGTCGAGAAGGGAACGTTGAGATTTGTACATACGATTACCGTGATGAACACTGGCAGTGGATctggaaggggaaagggaagcGGGAAGCGGTTGGCTCGTGGTGACGCATAG